The genomic segment TATATGCTATGATTGTTGCCCGACTTACCATTCTTAATTTATTGCTGttatatgtttcaattttcttatttatttgcTGCATTTTGTCTACTTTCCTGTCAGCACTTCTTTTTCTGTGTTCATATTTTAACTGCAACTCATTTTACTAAATTTTGTGCCTTTATTTTTGTTCAGAGATAATATTGCAACATATGCAAAGGATTACCCAACACAGTTCATTTTGGGTTACTGCTCAACTTATATCTTCATGCAAACCTTTATGATTCCTGGAACAATTTTCATGTCTTTGCTAGCTGGAGCTCTTTTTGGTGTTAGGGGCCTTTTCTTGGTCGTCTTTAATGCCACAGCTGGAGCATGCTCCTGCTTTTTTCTGTCTAAGCTGATTGGCAGGCCCTTGGTTAGTTGGTTGTGGCCTGataaattaagattttttcaagcagaggtactttcttttttatcctTGTTACTATCTTTGGAACTTGTGATGTTTGTTGTCTTTTATTTTAGAATCTTTCATTTGTTTTGTACTACCATCTTTTTTGTACCTGAATTAATCTGCATTGTTGTGGCTTCAGATTGCAAAACGCAGGGACAAGTTGCTCAATTACATGCTCTTTCTGAGAATTACTCCTACTTTGCCCAACCTATTTATCAATTTGGCTTCACCAATAGTTGACATACCGTTTCATGTGTTCTTTTTGGCAACCTTTATTGGCCTAATCCCAGCCTCCTATATAACTGTCAAAGTAAGTTTCCTGCACCTGTGCCACAATTATTTTCTCTGCTGGtttatgctttgattttttttttttttctattctttttctGCTATTAACAAAATTGTCATCTTGATGAACATGGTCATCTGAATTGATTTGTTGAAGAAAGCAGATACTCATATCTTATCCAATCTATTGCAACAGCTAATACCATATAGTGTGGTTGTTATGGCATGATagttttatgttgataaatttaaaagcCTTTTGGTGCCAAGGTGTAAACGTTGTAGATTGTCAGCATGTTAGTTATAACAGTTCTTAATGACGGAGACGGAGCAATAAATTTATGAATGGTGCTTATGTTTCCTCACAAAGTATTGCTAAAAATGAAAGGATTCAGGGCTTTCTAACTAAGTAAACTCTGTTGTAAAGGCTCAGATGAATGAGAGTACTGTTCTGAGCTTTGCTTTACCTTAGCGAGCTCCAGATAGGAGGATTTCttgaaagttttaaaataattcatgtGAATTCTTAACAACATGGAGTGAGAAAAGTTCTACAAGATTGATATAGCATATGACGTGAGGCCATGGTCTGTCTAAGTGGGGTCATTGAGCCAAATGCTTGGAGTCATTGAACCATAGGGACTATTTTGGGTATATTTTAGTTGAACAGTTTACCAAGTGGTGTGTCAAAAGGACTATAAGTTTTCTTGATAAATTGGAATGCGTATGATGTGTTGTGGGATTGAAGTAGATGCTTGTTATATAAAGCACTGATTAGGGTTGTGGTAGGTTTCTTACCATAGCATATATTATTGAAGATTCCTTGATGCCTTGTCATAATGAAAGTAAAGCTATTTCAGATAGAGGTTCAATAGGTATTTCATTGggatatatttatttgtctcCATTGTAGTCGGTTGTGGACTGTAACTGAATTAGGCATTTTCAAATTGGAAATAAATGAAGCACATGGAGTTTGTGGTAAGATTCaatttgattcaatttattGGAGTCATATGTAAGATGTGGAACGATGATAGAGAAAGATTGAATCATGTTCTCAGATAGCTTATCTTTGGGATTTTTCTAGAAGGATGTTAAGAAGATATCTACAATGCTTTTGTAGAACTAATTTTGGATCTTTTTCTATGTTTGAATGGATACACTTAAGATTTCGCTGC from the Theobroma cacao cultivar B97-61/B2 chromosome 8, Criollo_cocoa_genome_V2, whole genome shotgun sequence genome contains:
- the LOC18592950 gene encoding uncharacterized membrane protein At4g09580, whose product is MAAPRNVLRDEESAAVALLNNSSKEDDDSPSGKRLKSERFPVSRWELAAFFGVFLIFSAGLFCIYLTMPATEYGKLKIPRSISDLRLLKDNIATYAKDYPTQFILGYCSTYIFMQTFMIPGTIFMSLLAGALFGVRGLFLVVFNATAGACSCFFLSKLIGRPLVSWLWPDKLRFFQAEIAKRRDKLLNYMLFLRITPTLPNLFINLASPIVDIPFHVFFLATFIGLIPASYITVKAGLALGDLRSVKDLYDFKTLSVLFLIGSVSIFPTLLKRKRIYE